The DNA region GCGAGGTTGCCGCGGAGCACGGCGATGCCGCCCTCGGCGACCAGTGGCTCGGCGCGGGTGCGGATGACCTCGCCGTCCCAGATCGGCGCGTCGTCGAGATGGCCGACCAGCGGTTCGCCGGTGACCGTGAGCGCGTCCGGGTCGAGCAGGTCGCGTACCTCGCGCAGGACGGCGGACAGGCCTCCGGCGCGGTGGAAGTCCTCCATGAGGAAGCGCCCGGCCGGCTGGAGGTCGACCAGGACCGGCACCCGGGAGCCGATGCGGTCGAAGTCGTCGAGGGACAGGTCGATTCCCAACCGCCCCGCGATCGCCAGGAGATGGACGACCGCGTTGGTCGAACCGCCGATCGCGGCCAGCGCGACGATCGCGTTGTGGAACGACGCCTTAGTCAGGAAGGTCCCCGGCCGCCGGTCGACGGCGACCATGTCCACCACCAGCCGGCCGGTGCCGTGCGCGGCCTCCAGCAGTCGGCTGTCGGGGGCGGGGGTGCCGGCGACACCGGGCACGACCGTACCGAGGGCCTCCGCCACCAACGCCATGGTGGAGGCGGTGCCCATGGTGTTGCAGTGCCCGCGGCTGCGGATCATCGCCGACTCGGAGCGGGTGAACTGCTCCTGGGAGAGCGTGCCGGCCCGTACCTCCTCCGACAGCCGCCACACGTCCGTGCCGCACCCCAGCGGCGTACCGCGGAAGGTGCCGGTCAGCATCGGGCCACCGGGCACGACGACGGCGGGCAGGTCCACCGAGGCTGCGGCCATCAGCAGCGACGGGATCGTCTTATCGCAGCCTCCCAACAGGACGACGCCGTCGATGGGGTTGGCCCGCAGCATCTCCTCCGTGGCCATCGCCGCCATGTTGCGCCAGAGCATCGCCGTGGGTCGCACCTGTGTCTCGCCGAGCGACACCACGGGCAGGTCGAGCGGAATGCCGCCCGCCTCGTAGATCCCGTTGCGGACCGAGGCCGCCACCTCGTTCAGGTGCGCGTTGCAGGGAGTCAGGTCCGAGGCGGTGTTGGCGATGGCGATCTGCGGGCGGCCGGCGAAGGCGTCCGCCGGCACACCACGGCGCATCCACGCCCGGTGGATGTACGCGTTGCGGTCCTGGCCCGCGTACCACTGGGCGCTGCGGAGCGTCACCATTGAGCTCCTTCCAATAATCGACACAGGGGTCTAATCTTTGGAACGCCATGAAGCATACGCAGACGTTCGAAGGATCGACAGACCTCGGCGCGGACGGCTCAACAGGCGCAGACAGCAGCCGACTTGTGGGATCGGACCGGGTGCTCGCCGTCCTCAAGGAACTCGCCCGGTACCCCGACGGGGTGGGACTTGAGGAGCTGACCCGGGTGATCGGCAGCCCCAAGCCGACCGTGCACCGGGCACTCGGTGCCCTGCGCCGGGCCGGTCTGGCCGACCAGGACGCCCGCGGCCGCTATGTGCTCGGCGACGAGTTCCTCCGGATGGCCTTCGCCCACCACGAGGCCCGCCCCGAGCACGTACGTATCCGTCCCGCACTCGAAGCGCTCGCCCACCGGTTCGGCGAGACCTCGCACTACGCGGTCCTCGACGGCCGCGAGGTCGTCTACCGCGCGAAGGTCGACCCGCCCGCCGGAGCGGTCCGGCTGACCTCGACGGTGGGCGGCCGCAACCCCGCGCACACCACCGCCGTCGGAAAGCTGCTGCTCGCCCACCAGTTGGCCACGCTCGACGACGTCGAGGCGTGGTTCGGCTCGACGCCCCTGGTACGCCGCACACCGCGGACCCTGTGCACGGCCGCCGCCCTGCACAGCGACCTGCGGATCACACGCGAGCGCGGCTACGGCCTCGACGACCAGGAGAACGAGACCGGAGTCAACTGCCTCTCCCTGCCTGTCTACGCGACCTCGCCGACGGCCCCCTCCGGCGCTCTGAGCGTCAGCGCACTGGCGTACCGGACGCCCTTAAAGACCCTGGTCGGCGCCCTCGACGAGATCCGTGCCGCACTCGGGCCTCTGGGAGAGCCGCACCGGTGACCACCGCCCGACGGGGCCCCGCTGTCCGAGCCGCCCCGGTCATCGCCCCTCGCTCCTCCCCCCTTCCCCTCGCCCGCCCAGCACTGGAGGCTGACCTCATGCACCTCATGCGTGCCTTCGTGCTGACCGGCCCCGGGAAGTACGCGGTCCAAGACGCGCCGGCGCCGGTGGCCGTGCCCGGCGAGGTCGTCGTCGATGTCGAGCGGGTCGGCGTGTGCGGCACCGACGTCGAGTTCTTCACCGGCGCGATGGCCTACCTCCACCAGGGTCACTCCACCTACCCGACGCGGATCGGCCACGAATGGGCCGGTCGCGTGGCCGCGGTCGGCGACGGCGTCGATCCCGCCTGGATCGGCAGGCGGGTCATGGGCGACACCATGCTCGGCTGCGGCCTCTGCCGCCGTTGCCTCCGGGGTCACCAGCACGTGTGCGAGCAACGGCAGGAGGTCGGCATACGCGGGCAGCGGCCGGGCGCTCTGGCGGAGCAACTCGCGGTACCGGCCTCCTCGTTGCACGCTCTGCCCGACTCCGTGGGCCCCGTGCTCGGCGCCCTGGTGGAGCCGGGCGGCAACGCCTTGCGCGCCGCGGAGGCCGCCGCACTGCGGCCCGGCGACCGGGCGCTGGTGCTGGGCCCGGGGACCATTGGGCTGCTGGTCGCGATGTTCGCCCGGGCCGCCGGTGCGGAGGTGCATCTGATGGGCCGCACCGAAGAGTCACTCGCCTTCGCCGACACCCTGGGCTTCGCGGACGTATGGACGGAGGACTCCGTCCCGGACCTGCCCTTCGACGCGGTGATCGACGCCTCCAACGCCGTCCATCTGCCGGGCCTGGCCCTGGAGTTGGTCGAGCCGGCCGGCCGCGTCGTGTACGTGGGACTGGCCGGTGAGCCGAGCCGGATCGACACCCGCACCCTGGCCCTCAAGGACGTCACGGCGGTCGGCATCCTGTCCGCCTCCCCCGGCCTCGACGCCACCATCCGCGCCTACGCCGACGGATCCGTCGACCCCAGTCCTCTCGTCGCCGCGACCATCGGCCTGGATCAGGTCGGTGACGTCCTGGCCGGCACCCGCCCGGCCCACGCCGGTCCTGGCCCAAAGATCCACGTCGATCCCCGAGTGACCTGAGCAGGACCAGGCCCACGGTGACGAGGACACGGCCCCCGGTGACGCGGGGCGTCGGAAGGGGCTTCGAGGCGTTCGTGCGCCCTTCGCGCCGGTGGGAGGGGGCACTCGACCGGCGTGGAAGTGCGTGCTCGCCGAGTGGCTGCTTCGAGCCGTGGAGTGGCGTCGTCGGGGCGTGAACACGCCCCTTGCGCGCGGTTCCCGAGTGGCGGCCGGGGCTGTTTGGCTTTGACATGCAGCGCGTGCTGCCAAGTTGCCCGGACCTCTACGAGGGTGCCGTCCGGGCGTTTCCCACCACTCGGCCTCCCTGACCGCGGGTCAGGTCTGAGCCGCCCGCGCCCTTCCCGAGTCCCGATGCCCCCGACACCGCCCTGTTCAGCCATGTTCGTGCGCGTCCCCTCACGTCCGCTCATGCCTTGGGAGGAAATGTGTCTGCCCCGGAAAGCTCGCCCGAAAGCGCCGCCGGGCCCACCGACGAAGAACGCTTCACCAGCCTCAGCACCCAGGCGGCGCGTCAGCTCGCCACCACCACCAAGTCCGAACCACAGATGCAGG from Streptomyces sp. NBC_00258 includes:
- a CDS encoding dihydroxy-acid dehydratase; translation: MVTLRSAQWYAGQDRNAYIHRAWMRRGVPADAFAGRPQIAIANTASDLTPCNAHLNEVAASVRNGIYEAGGIPLDLPVVSLGETQVRPTAMLWRNMAAMATEEMLRANPIDGVVLLGGCDKTIPSLLMAAASVDLPAVVVPGGPMLTGTFRGTPLGCGTDVWRLSEEVRAGTLSQEQFTRSESAMIRSRGHCNTMGTASTMALVAEALGTVVPGVAGTPAPDSRLLEAAHGTGRLVVDMVAVDRRPGTFLTKASFHNAIVALAAIGGSTNAVVHLLAIAGRLGIDLSLDDFDRIGSRVPVLVDLQPAGRFLMEDFHRAGGLSAVLREVRDLLDPDALTVTGEPLVGHLDDAPIWDGEVIRTRAEPLVAEGGIAVLRGNLAPDGALIKPAAASAHLLRHRGRAVVFDSIEDFHARIDDPDLDVDADSVLVLRGCGPKGYPGMPEVANMPLPKKLLEQGVRDMVRVCDGRMSGTAYGTVVLHVAPEAAAGGPLALARTGDHISLDVPARRIDLDVSADELARRTPTKATVTGFASPRRGWERLYVDHVLQADTGADLDFLVGSSGSEVSRESH
- a CDS encoding IclR family transcriptional regulator encodes the protein MKHTQTFEGSTDLGADGSTGADSSRLVGSDRVLAVLKELARYPDGVGLEELTRVIGSPKPTVHRALGALRRAGLADQDARGRYVLGDEFLRMAFAHHEARPEHVRIRPALEALAHRFGETSHYAVLDGREVVYRAKVDPPAGAVRLTSTVGGRNPAHTTAVGKLLLAHQLATLDDVEAWFGSTPLVRRTPRTLCTAAALHSDLRITRERGYGLDDQENETGVNCLSLPVYATSPTAPSGALSVSALAYRTPLKTLVGALDEIRAALGPLGEPHR
- a CDS encoding zinc-dependent alcohol dehydrogenase; the encoded protein is MHLMRAFVLTGPGKYAVQDAPAPVAVPGEVVVDVERVGVCGTDVEFFTGAMAYLHQGHSTYPTRIGHEWAGRVAAVGDGVDPAWIGRRVMGDTMLGCGLCRRCLRGHQHVCEQRQEVGIRGQRPGALAEQLAVPASSLHALPDSVGPVLGALVEPGGNALRAAEAAALRPGDRALVLGPGTIGLLVAMFARAAGAEVHLMGRTEESLAFADTLGFADVWTEDSVPDLPFDAVIDASNAVHLPGLALELVEPAGRVVYVGLAGEPSRIDTRTLALKDVTAVGILSASPGLDATIRAYADGSVDPSPLVAATIGLDQVGDVLAGTRPAHAGPGPKIHVDPRVT